Proteins from a genomic interval of Salvelinus sp. IW2-2015 linkage group LG14, ASM291031v2, whole genome shotgun sequence:
- the ostm1 gene encoding osteopetrosis-associated transmembrane protein 1 isoform X1, with protein sequence MFIVQVGALLIALIYYANAQTSVVAVNTTIPGSELSASGLRQLAAAVVPQSPVFHPSLRSQFSLNLLSAFPEDLEVSDYCVALLAIFGQRYSTYVNCLVSAARPVKVCQNCYGTYGNLMEIYKNISDQMGPGNVSCRDSLLRSDRLMLVFLLYSNLEDIWTASECNRCVSLRDHSLTNDTLYFMENLNQSLSCFEKYQKQGNHSELCTECKATYRGLNELYSRMEKNHTLCIDIEDSMNMTRILWSKDFNCSFPRAETVPVIAVSSFMLFLPIIFYLSSFLHSEQKKRKLIHPKRAKSNPSFINIQDKFS encoded by the exons ATGTTTATTGTTCAGGTGGGTGCGTTATTGATAGCGTTGATATATTACGCCAATGCTCAAACGTCTGTTGTCGCTGTAAACACCACCATCCCGGGTTCAGAGCTGAGCGCAAGCGGCTTGAGGCAACTCGCCGCGGCAGTGGTGCCTCAGTCGCCTGTGTTTCACCCCAGTCTCCGTTCACAGTTCTCTCTCAACCTGTTGTCGGCGTTTCCAGAAGATCTGGAGGTCAGCGATTACTGCGTCGCGCTGCTGGCTATCTTTGGGCAGCGATATTCAACGTATGTGAATTGTTTGGTGTCCGCCGCGCGCCCTGTCAAAGTGTGCCAAAACTGTTATGGCACCTACGGCAACCTTATGGAAATCTACAAAAACATATCAGACCAG ATGGGCCCGGGGAATGTGAGCTGCAGAGACAGCCTACTGCGTTCTGATAGGCTGATGTTGGTGTTCCTGCTCTACAGTAACCTGGAGGACATCTGGACCGCTTCAGAATGTAACC GTTGTGTAAGCCTGAGAGACCACAGCCTGACCAATGACACCCTTTACTTCATGGAAAATCTGAACCAGTCCCTCAGCTGCTTCGAGAAGTACCAGAAG CAGGGTAACCACTCAGAGCTTTGTACGGAATGTAAGGCCACATACAGAGGACTGAATGAGCTGTACAGCCGCATGGAGAAGAATCACACCCTCTGCATCGACATCGAGGACTCT ATGAATATGACCCGCATACTGTGGAGCAAGGATTTCAATTGTTCTTTCCCCCGGGCGGAGACTGTTCCTGTCATCGCCGTGTCCAGCTTCATGCTCTTTCTGCCCATCATCTTCTACTTGAGCAGCTTCCTTCACTCGGAACAAAAGAAACGCAAGCTCATACACC CCAAACGAGCCAAGTCCAACCCCAGCTTCATTAACATCCAGGACAAGTTCAGCTGA
- the ostm1 gene encoding osteopetrosis-associated transmembrane protein 1 isoform X3, producing the protein MKCELWKFSLNLLSAFPEDLEVSDYCVALLAIFGQRYSTYVNCLVSAARPVKVCQNCYGTYGNLMEIYKNISDQMGPGNVSCRDSLLRSDRLMLVFLLYSNLEDIWTASECNRCVSLRDHSLTNDTLYFMENLNQSLSCFEKYQKQGNHSELCTECKATYRGLNELYSRMEKNHTLCIDIEDSMNMTRILWSKDFNCSFPRAETVPVIAVSSFMLFLPIIFYLSSFLHSEQKKRKLIHPKRAKSNPSFINIQDKFS; encoded by the exons ATGAAGTGTGAGCTTTGGAAG TTCTCTCTCAACCTGTTGTCGGCGTTTCCAGAAGATCTGGAGGTCAGCGATTACTGCGTCGCGCTGCTGGCTATCTTTGGGCAGCGATATTCAACGTATGTGAATTGTTTGGTGTCCGCCGCGCGCCCTGTCAAAGTGTGCCAAAACTGTTATGGCACCTACGGCAACCTTATGGAAATCTACAAAAACATATCAGACCAG ATGGGCCCGGGGAATGTGAGCTGCAGAGACAGCCTACTGCGTTCTGATAGGCTGATGTTGGTGTTCCTGCTCTACAGTAACCTGGAGGACATCTGGACCGCTTCAGAATGTAACC GTTGTGTAAGCCTGAGAGACCACAGCCTGACCAATGACACCCTTTACTTCATGGAAAATCTGAACCAGTCCCTCAGCTGCTTCGAGAAGTACCAGAAG CAGGGTAACCACTCAGAGCTTTGTACGGAATGTAAGGCCACATACAGAGGACTGAATGAGCTGTACAGCCGCATGGAGAAGAATCACACCCTCTGCATCGACATCGAGGACTCT ATGAATATGACCCGCATACTGTGGAGCAAGGATTTCAATTGTTCTTTCCCCCGGGCGGAGACTGTTCCTGTCATCGCCGTGTCCAGCTTCATGCTCTTTCTGCCCATCATCTTCTACTTGAGCAGCTTCCTTCACTCGGAACAAAAGAAACGCAAGCTCATACACC CCAAACGAGCCAAGTCCAACCCCAGCTTCATTAACATCCAGGACAAGTTCAGCTGA
- the ostm1 gene encoding osteopetrosis-associated transmembrane protein 1 isoform X2, whose amino-acid sequence MFIVQVGALLIALIYYANAQTSVVAVNTTIPGSELSASGLRQLAAAVVPQSPVFHPSLRSQFSLNLLSAFPEDLEVSDYCVALLAIFGQRYSTYVNCLVSAARPVKVCQNCYGTYGNLMEIYKNISDQMGPGNVSCRDSLLRSDRLMLVFLLYSNLEDIWTASECNRCVSLRDHSLTNDTLYFMENLNQSLSCFEKYQKGNHSELCTECKATYRGLNELYSRMEKNHTLCIDIEDSMNMTRILWSKDFNCSFPRAETVPVIAVSSFMLFLPIIFYLSSFLHSEQKKRKLIHPKRAKSNPSFINIQDKFS is encoded by the exons ATGTTTATTGTTCAGGTGGGTGCGTTATTGATAGCGTTGATATATTACGCCAATGCTCAAACGTCTGTTGTCGCTGTAAACACCACCATCCCGGGTTCAGAGCTGAGCGCAAGCGGCTTGAGGCAACTCGCCGCGGCAGTGGTGCCTCAGTCGCCTGTGTTTCACCCCAGTCTCCGTTCACAGTTCTCTCTCAACCTGTTGTCGGCGTTTCCAGAAGATCTGGAGGTCAGCGATTACTGCGTCGCGCTGCTGGCTATCTTTGGGCAGCGATATTCAACGTATGTGAATTGTTTGGTGTCCGCCGCGCGCCCTGTCAAAGTGTGCCAAAACTGTTATGGCACCTACGGCAACCTTATGGAAATCTACAAAAACATATCAGACCAG ATGGGCCCGGGGAATGTGAGCTGCAGAGACAGCCTACTGCGTTCTGATAGGCTGATGTTGGTGTTCCTGCTCTACAGTAACCTGGAGGACATCTGGACCGCTTCAGAATGTAACC GTTGTGTAAGCCTGAGAGACCACAGCCTGACCAATGACACCCTTTACTTCATGGAAAATCTGAACCAGTCCCTCAGCTGCTTCGAGAAGTACCAGAAG GGTAACCACTCAGAGCTTTGTACGGAATGTAAGGCCACATACAGAGGACTGAATGAGCTGTACAGCCGCATGGAGAAGAATCACACCCTCTGCATCGACATCGAGGACTCT ATGAATATGACCCGCATACTGTGGAGCAAGGATTTCAATTGTTCTTTCCCCCGGGCGGAGACTGTTCCTGTCATCGCCGTGTCCAGCTTCATGCTCTTTCTGCCCATCATCTTCTACTTGAGCAGCTTCCTTCACTCGGAACAAAAGAAACGCAAGCTCATACACC CCAAACGAGCCAAGTCCAACCCCAGCTTCATTAACATCCAGGACAAGTTCAGCTGA